TATGCTGAAGACGCCGGTTGCCATTACGCCGGATAAATCATTAAGTTTTGCCATTAAATTAATGCGGCAACGGCGGGTTGATACGCTGTTAGTCGTTGACGAGCAACAGCAACTCCAAGGGTTAGTAGATCTGGAAAATATTGATCATCATTACAAAGATGCAGGGACCGTGCAAGATATCATGTCGACAAAGGTCAACTTTGTCAATCAAACCGATCTAGTCCGCGATACAATTGAACGGATATTAAAGCGTGGTTGGAAATATGTACCGGTTGTCGATGATGACCATCACTTAGTGGGCATTGTGACGCGAACAGCGCTTGTCGACGTCGTTTATGACGCTGTTTGGGGCGATGACGAGCCAGATAATGTAACAGACTAAAGGAGGCTAGCGTAATGCTTAATTTTTTAAACCAAAATGGGGCCGACCTCTTGATTAAAACCTGGGAGCAACTTTATATCTCGGCCATTGCGTTACTATTAGGGGCATTAGTTGCAGTACCGCTCGGGATTGCCTTGACGCGCGTGCCCAAGACCGCGAAAGTCGTGATTGCAATTGCCAGTATGTTACAGACGGTTCCCTCACTGGCATTACTAGCGTTAATGATTCCGTTACTCGGGATTGGGAAGGTGCCCGCCATTGTGGCCTTGTTTATCTATTCGTTATTACCGATTTTACGCAATACCTATATTGGGATGAACGATGTTGACCCAGTGTTAAAAGATAGCGCCAAAGGCATGGGGATGACGCCGCTCCAGTCAATCATGCAAGTGGAAGTTCCGATGGCGATGCCAGTCATTATGTCCGGCATTCGCTTATCGGCGGTCTACGTCATCGCTTGGGCGACACTCGCGTCATATATTGGTGCCGGTGGTCTTGGGGATTTCATCTTCAACGGGTTAAACCTATTTAAACCGGATTTAATTATCGGCGGGACAATCCCGGTCACAATTTTAGCCTTGTTGGTTGATTTCTTGCTTGGTCGTCTCGAAAAAAGAATGACACCCGTTGCCATTCGCTAAAGGAGGTCGCTATGTTAAAAAGATTAAAAAAAATCACAGCCGTCACGCTGCTTAGTGGCTGCCTTTTGCTATTAGGCAGTTGTGGTTTGCCCGGTCTTGGTGGCTCGACAAAGGATACCATTCGGATTAGTTCTCAAAGTACGACGGAATCTCAAATTTTAGCCAATATCGTCAGTCAATTGATTGCGCATGAAACGGATAACAAGGTCGAATTGGTCAATAATCTGGGGTCTTCAACCGTCACGCATGAATCATTAATCCGCGGTGATGCGGATATTTCAACGAGTCGGTATGCCGGAACCGAGATTACCGGCACGTTAAAAATGAAGCCCACGAAGGAC
This DNA window, taken from Latilactobacillus sakei, encodes the following:
- a CDS encoding ABC transporter permease, which encodes MLNFLNQNGADLLIKTWEQLYISAIALLLGALVAVPLGIALTRVPKTAKVVIAIASMLQTVPSLALLALMIPLLGIGKVPAIVALFIYSLLPILRNTYIGMNDVDPVLKDSAKGMGMTPLQSIMQVEVPMAMPVIMSGIRLSAVYVIAWATLASYIGAGGLGDFIFNGLNLFKPDLIIGGTIPVTILALLVDFLLGRLEKRMTPVAIR